The Blattabacterium cuenoti genome includes the window TTATGTGTTTCCTAAATCAGAATTAAAAATATTTATGAAAGGATCTATAGAAATTCGTTCTTACAGGAGGTATAAAGATTTAAAAAATAGAGGAAAAAAAGTCTCTTATGAAGAAGTCAAAAAAAATCTAATTCATAGAGATATAATGGATACTTCAAGAAATATTTCTCCACTCAAAAAATCTATAGATTCTATAGAAATAGATAACACATTTTTAAGTATAGAAAAACAATTAAATCTCATTTTTCAATTAATAAAAAAAATAACCTATCATACATATGAAACTATTAAATGAAAAAATAGCTGTAGTTACAGGAGGTTCAGGAGATATAGGTCAATCTATAGTCAAAACTTTTGTACAACATGGAGCTCATGTTATTTTTACATTTTTTTCCTCAATAAAGGAAGCAAAAAAAATAGAATTTGAATTTCAAGATGTAGTTGAAGCATATAAAATAGATATTTCAGATTTCAATTCATCAGAAAATTTAGTAAAAAAAGTAATAAAAAAATATGGGAGGCTAGATATATTAGTGAACAATGCAGGAATTATAAAAGATAATTTTTTGCTTAAAATATCCAAAAAAGATTGGGATGATGTTATTAAAACTAATCTATACTCTGTATTTAATTTAACGAAACATGCTATTCATCCTATGATGAAACAAAAAAAAGGAAGCATTATTAATATGAGTTCCGTCGTAGGATTAACGGGAAACATTGGCCAATCTAATTATGTAGCATCTAAAGCAGGAATTATTGGATTCACAAAATCAATAGCCAGAGAAT containing:
- the fabG gene encoding 3-oxoacyl-[acyl-carrier-protein] reductase, which translates into the protein MKLLNEKIAVVTGGSGDIGQSIVKTFVQHGAHVIFTFFSSIKEAKKIEFEFQDVVEAYKIDISDFNSSENLVKKVIKKYGRLDILVNNAGIIKDNFLLKISKKDWDDVIKTNLYSVFNLTKHAIHPMMKQKKGSIINMSSVVGLTGNIGQSNYVASKAGIIGFTKSIARELGKKNIRCNAIAPGYIITKMNSHFRSKIKENWIKNIPLKRPGTPQDVANSTLFLASDLSNYITGTVLNVNGGLI